A genomic segment from Flavobacterium sp. 9R encodes:
- a CDS encoding outer membrane beta-barrel protein translates to MKNLSFSLRAIVAFVFFLFSFSSQAQLQPGNYLTAAVGIGYSFPDSDIDISGSGFYAQGEYVHNITKWFGIRPYAGLVITSPDDNKNQQFSEDFQVTTKAFFLGGKARVAAPIPWVAPYFEVGIGASIGSFKTITPEFNIKKSGVLMHVPFSIGLALGRKHNFDVGFTYYIHDAAKQFNGAFAVGYSFPLD, encoded by the coding sequence ATGAAGAATTTGTCTTTTTCCTTACGTGCTATTGTTGCATTCGTTTTTTTTCTTTTTTCTTTTTCATCCCAAGCGCAATTACAGCCTGGGAACTATCTTACTGCTGCGGTGGGTATTGGGTATAGCTTTCCTGATTCAGATATCGATATTAGTGGTTCTGGGTTTTATGCTCAAGGTGAGTATGTGCACAATATAACCAAATGGTTCGGAATACGTCCTTATGCTGGTCTTGTGATTACCTCTCCAGATGACAACAAAAACCAACAATTTTCGGAAGATTTTCAGGTTACAACAAAGGCCTTTTTTCTAGGAGGAAAAGCCCGTGTTGCAGCACCCATTCCGTGGGTGGCTCCTTATTTTGAAGTGGGTATTGGAGCTTCGATTGGTTCATTCAAAACCATCACACCCGAATTCAATATCAAAAAAAGCGGCGTTTTGATGCACGTGCCTTTTAGTATTGGTTTGGCTCTTGGTCGTAAGCATAATTTTGATGTTGGATTTACATATTATATTCACGATGCTGCTAAGCAATTTAATGGTGCTTTTGCTGTTGGATATTCTTTTCCTTTAGATTAA
- a CDS encoding DUF3883 domain-containing protein — protein MKIAELRDYQIEFEKIRADYSSGFKVIDRVRKKFTFDYPIHVIANLTKDEYVIGKGDSTFCNRIENDLNDWGNIHGSPAIKFGLYFGKYGEDKSRKYRIGRNEYGTDENIALKKILFSIVELLENKDNFNVLRRNPISPMYKGKILSVYYPNDFLNIFSAKHLNYFINILGLDNDSKSELDKQALLLNYKNSDKVMKGWSVFEFSKFLYKSFGNPNDEVKEDNISKELKDFRLKDFPPIESLKFDYVDLQTNELPEPNEKEICKETKIDYFNRSKKIKRIGDRGEQIVLRAERHFLKKNGKMDLAKLVDRVSERDDSVGYDIKSYDLDGSEKLIEVKSTLRKIGKSNIFLSANELQVAENKKNYYFYIIYEVGSTRPKIWRIKSSDLLGDENIVKEPILYKISMNTK, from the coding sequence ATGAAAATAGCTGAATTAAGAGATTACCAAATTGAATTTGAAAAAATCAGAGCAGATTATAGTTCAGGTTTTAAAGTGATTGATCGTGTACGAAAAAAATTCACATTCGACTATCCAATCCACGTAATTGCAAATTTGACAAAAGATGAATACGTAATAGGAAAAGGTGATTCAACATTTTGTAATAGAATAGAAAATGATCTTAATGATTGGGGAAATATTCACGGAAGTCCAGCAATAAAATTTGGTTTATATTTTGGAAAATACGGTGAAGATAAATCTCGAAAATATAGAATTGGACGAAACGAATATGGAACGGATGAAAATATCGCACTTAAAAAAATACTTTTTTCAATAGTCGAACTTTTAGAGAACAAAGATAATTTTAATGTATTAAGGAGAAATCCGATTTCTCCAATGTATAAAGGAAAAATATTATCAGTTTATTATCCAAACGATTTTTTAAATATTTTTTCTGCAAAGCACTTAAATTATTTCATTAATATTCTTGGTTTAGATAATGACTCGAAGTCTGAATTAGATAAACAAGCATTGTTACTTAACTACAAGAATAGTGATAAAGTGATGAAAGGATGGAGTGTCTTCGAGTTTAGCAAATTCTTATACAAATCGTTTGGAAACCCTAATGACGAAGTAAAAGAAGATAATATTTCCAAAGAACTCAAAGATTTTAGATTAAAGGATTTTCCGCCAATTGAAAGTTTGAAATTTGACTATGTTGATTTACAAACAAATGAACTTCCAGAGCCGAACGAAAAAGAAATATGCAAAGAAACAAAAATTGATTATTTTAATCGCTCAAAAAAAATCAAACGAATTGGAGACAGAGGTGAACAAATTGTTTTAAGAGCAGAAAGGCACTTTTTAAAGAAAAATGGCAAAATGGATTTAGCAAAATTAGTTGACCGAGTTTCTGAAAGAGATGATAGTGTTGGATATGACATAAAATCCTATGATTTGGACGGAAGCGAAAAACTTATTGAAGTCAAATCAACTTTAAGAAAAATTGGTAAAAGCAATATTTTCCTTTCAGCAAACGAATTACAAGTTGCGGAAAATAAGAAAAATTATTATTTCTACATTATTTATGAAGTTGGAAGTACAAGACCGAAGATATGGAGAATTAAAAGTTCCGATTTATTAGGCGATGAAAATATCGTAAAAGAACCTATTTTATATAAAATAAGTATGAACACAAAATAA
- a CDS encoding copper homeostasis protein CutC: MNQLEIACFSLEAIAIAQENGADRIELCLDRAAGGITPPAEMVQAARALTTVALNVMIRPREGDFVYTETEFQEMKNSIAAFKNLGVDGFVFGILHPDGSIHTEANAALVHLAHPLPCTFHRAFDGIANPLQGLETLVTCGFKTVLTSGVRTNVTEGADLLQQLVAQASDRITVMPGGGLRSSNAHWLSQTTRAVYYHSAAITDHSELPNPTEVALLKQQLNTL; this comes from the coding sequence ATGAACCAATTAGAAATCGCCTGTTTTAGCTTAGAAGCAATTGCCATCGCCCAAGAAAATGGCGCCGACAGAATCGAATTGTGTCTCGACCGAGCCGCTGGTGGCATCACACCTCCCGCCGAAATGGTGCAAGCCGCACGTGCCCTGACCACCGTAGCGCTCAACGTGATGATTCGCCCACGCGAAGGCGATTTTGTCTACACCGAAACCGAGTTCCAAGAGATGAAAAACAGCATTGCCGCTTTCAAAAATCTTGGCGTCGATGGTTTTGTGTTTGGGATACTCCATCCCGACGGCAGCATTCATACCGAGGCCAATGCGGCTTTGGTGCACTTGGCGCATCCGTTGCCTTGCACCTTTCACCGCGCTTTCGATGGCATTGCTAATCCGCTGCAAGGGTTAGAAACGTTAGTGACTTGTGGCTTCAAAACCGTCCTCACTTCTGGCGTGCGCACCAATGTGACCGAAGGCGCTGACCTCCTACAACAATTGGTCGCACAGGCTAGTGACCGCATTACGGTGATGCCTGGAGGCGGATTGCGCTCGAGCAATGCCCACTGGCTGAGTCAAACCACCCGAGCCGTGTACTATCACTCCGCCGCGATTACCGACCACAGCGAACTTCCCAACCCCACCGAAGTCGCCCTGCTAAAACAACAATTGAATACCCTTTAA
- a CDS encoding isoaspartyl peptidase/L-asparaginase family protein, translating into MTNRRHFLKTATIASAAVVLPSFASTSEETPIPTPSKIRKPIVLSTWRFGLQANAAAWEVLKNNGKALDAVEAGVKVPEGDPNERSVGYGGRPDRDGRVTLDACIMDEKANIGAVGCLEHIKHPISVARAVMEKTPHVMLVGDGALQFALSQGFTKENLLVEASEKEWKEWLKTSEYKPIANIENHDTIGMIALDSHGDLSGACTTSGMAFKMHGRLGDSPIIGAGLYVDNEIGAATATGHGEEVVRISGCHLVVELMRQGKSPQKACEEAVARIVKLTQNRGKNLKDIQVGFIALNKQGEYGSYCIQGGFNYAVHDASGNQLIDANYFLK; encoded by the coding sequence ATGACCAATCGTCGCCATTTTCTAAAAACCGCCACTATAGCTTCAGCCGCAGTAGTCTTGCCTTCTTTTGCTAGTACTTCTGAAGAAACACCTATTCCAACCCCTTCCAAAATCCGAAAACCTATAGTACTGTCCACTTGGCGTTTTGGCCTTCAAGCCAATGCTGCCGCTTGGGAAGTTCTCAAAAATAATGGTAAAGCCTTAGACGCTGTGGAAGCAGGAGTGAAAGTTCCCGAAGGCGATCCCAACGAACGCAGCGTAGGTTACGGTGGACGACCTGATCGCGACGGACGTGTCACGCTCGACGCTTGCATTATGGACGAAAAAGCCAATATTGGTGCCGTGGGTTGTTTGGAACACATCAAGCATCCTATTTCGGTGGCGCGTGCCGTAATGGAAAAAACGCCTCATGTGATGTTGGTAGGCGATGGCGCTTTGCAGTTTGCCCTTTCACAAGGTTTTACCAAAGAAAATTTATTAGTCGAAGCCAGCGAAAAAGAGTGGAAAGAATGGCTCAAAACCAGCGAGTACAAGCCCATTGCCAATATCGAAAACCACGATACCATTGGAATGATTGCTTTGGACAGTCATGGCGATTTGTCTGGCGCTTGTACTACTAGCGGTATGGCGTTCAAGATGCACGGCCGTTTGGGCGATTCGCCCATTATTGGAGCAGGTTTGTATGTCGATAACGAAATTGGAGCCGCTACCGCCACAGGACATGGCGAAGAAGTTGTGCGTATTTCGGGTTGTCATTTGGTGGTCGAGTTGATGCGACAAGGAAAATCCCCTCAAAAAGCCTGCGAAGAAGCCGTGGCGCGCATTGTAAAACTCACCCAAAACCGTGGCAAAAACCTCAAAGACATCCAAGTTGGATTTATTGCATTGAACAAGCAAGGCGAGTATGGCTCGTATTGCATTCAAGGTGGATTCAATTATGCGGTGCACGATGCTTCGGGCAACCAGCTCATCGATGCGAACTACTTTTTAAAATAA
- a CDS encoding 3-oxoacyl-ACP synthase III family protein, whose product MYHSKIAGLGFYVPSNVVTNDDLSKIMETNDEWIQERTGIKERRHIIKGEDTTTTMGVKAAEIAIQRAGIAKEDIDFVVFATLSPDYYFPGPGVLVQRDLGLRTVGAIDIRNQCSGFVYGLSVADQYIKTGMYKNVLVIGSEVHSSGLDMTTRGRGVSVIFGDGAGAAVLSREEDLTKGILSTHLHSEGQHAEELSLIAPGMGGRWVNDILADNDPNDESYFPYMNGQFVFKNAVVRFAEVINEGLQANNLEVSDIDMLIPHQANLRISQFIQNKFKLSDDQVFNNIQKYGNTTAASIPIALTEAWEQGKIKSGDTVVLAAFGSGFTWASAIIKW is encoded by the coding sequence ATGTATCACTCTAAAATAGCAGGGTTAGGATTTTATGTTCCTTCGAATGTGGTTACAAATGACGATTTGTCAAAGATAATGGAAACCAATGATGAATGGATTCAAGAGCGTACAGGAATCAAAGAACGTCGTCACATTATCAAAGGGGAAGATACGACCACTACAATGGGAGTAAAAGCAGCCGAGATTGCTATTCAGCGTGCCGGTATAGCCAAAGAAGATATTGACTTTGTAGTTTTTGCTACTTTAAGTCCCGATTATTATTTTCCAGGACCAGGAGTTTTGGTACAACGCGATTTAGGTTTAAGAACTGTAGGCGCTATTGATATTAGAAATCAATGTTCAGGTTTTGTGTACGGATTGTCAGTTGCTGATCAATATATCAAAACTGGAATGTACAAAAACGTTTTGGTGATTGGATCTGAGGTGCATTCTTCAGGATTGGACATGACAACTCGAGGTCGTGGTGTATCAGTAATTTTTGGTGATGGAGCAGGAGCAGCTGTTTTGTCAAGAGAAGAAGATTTGACCAAAGGAATTTTGTCTACGCATTTGCATTCAGAAGGGCAACATGCTGAGGAATTATCACTTATTGCGCCGGGAATGGGTGGTCGTTGGGTAAATGATATTTTGGCCGATAATGACCCGAATGACGAAAGTTATTTCCCTTATATGAACGGACAATTTGTATTCAAAAATGCTGTAGTTCGTTTTGCTGAGGTAATCAACGAAGGATTACAAGCCAACAATTTAGAAGTTTCAGATATTGATATGTTGATTCCACATCAAGCGAATTTGAGAATTTCTCAGTTCATTCAGAACAAATTCAAGTTGAGTGATGATCAAGTATTCAATAACATTCAGAAATACGGAAACACAACCGCAGCTTCTATTCCAATTGCTTTGACCGAAGCTTGGGAACAAGGAAAAATCAAGTCGGGCGACACCGTTGTTTTAGCTGCTTTCGGTAGTGGATTTACTTGGGCAAGTGCGATTATTAAATGGTAA
- a CDS encoding S9 family peptidase: MKLKLTLLFLGFGFSMLAQENLSYQKPSKSILDLADYERAPSVSMDTKKEYLLLSYRNTYKTLDDLNQEELRLGGLRINPITNISSTVTYINNLKLRKIKDKNEVQVAGLPANAKISNLSWSPNDTKILFTNTAANGVELWVIDVASAQAKKLTEANLNANLGAPFSWFGDNETVLVKLLPSNRKPLLDAKKDLPAGPIISNASGAKSQNRTYPDMLKNKNDEINFENIITSELYKITLSGNKTLFKSADMFAGQSLSPDGNYIMITTIQKPFSYIVPLNRFPMKSVVYDKSGREVKIVNETPLTEIMPKGFMAVQKGKRSLMWRNDKPATLAFVEALDEGDPANKVAFRDEMFLWEAPFTANPTSLVKTPQRFSDITWGNDNVAIVSDEWYDTRNTKTYLINPSNPSQQPKVITDRNSQDVYADPGNFETRKNQYNRYVLAIENDKAFRIGDGYTKEGQFPFIDELNLKTLQSKRLYTSAYKDKKEDLIEVEDFKKGTVLVQIQSKNDYPNYYFRNINQKDKLTPITDFKNPFESIKNVSKEVIKYKRKDGVELSGTLYLPVGYDKAKKEKLPLLIWAYPAEYKDKNSAGQSTQNPNEFTFPNYGSFVYWVTKGYVVLDDASFPIIGEGKTEPNDNFISQLVDNAEAAINAVDALGYINRKKVAVGGHSYGAFMTANLLTHSNLFACGIARSGAYNRTLTPFGFQSEQRNYWETPEVYNTMSPFMHADKMKTPLLLVHGEADNNPGTFTLQTERYFQAIKGLGGPARMVILPKESHGYAAKENILHLLWEQDQFLEKHLKN, from the coding sequence ATGAAGTTAAAACTCACACTCCTGTTTCTAGGTTTCGGTTTTTCTATGTTGGCTCAAGAAAACCTGAGCTATCAAAAACCTTCTAAATCCATTTTAGACTTAGCCGATTACGAACGAGCCCCTTCGGTTTCGATGGATACCAAAAAAGAATACCTTTTGCTTTCTTACCGAAACACCTACAAAACGCTTGACGACCTCAACCAAGAAGAATTGCGTTTGGGCGGATTGCGTATCAATCCTATTACCAACATTTCGAGTACAGTAACGTACATCAACAACTTAAAACTTCGAAAAATAAAAGACAAAAACGAAGTTCAAGTGGCGGGATTACCAGCTAATGCAAAAATTAGCAATCTGTCTTGGTCGCCGAACGATACTAAAATTTTGTTTACAAATACCGCTGCCAATGGTGTAGAACTTTGGGTAATTGATGTGGCTTCGGCTCAAGCCAAAAAATTAACCGAGGCGAATTTGAATGCCAACTTAGGCGCTCCGTTTAGCTGGTTTGGCGACAACGAAACAGTATTAGTAAAACTTTTGCCTAGCAACAGAAAACCTTTATTGGATGCCAAAAAAGATTTGCCAGCTGGGCCAATTATCTCGAATGCTAGTGGTGCAAAATCTCAAAACAGAACGTATCCAGATATGTTGAAAAACAAAAATGACGAGATCAATTTTGAAAACATCATCACTTCTGAATTATACAAAATCACCTTAAGTGGTAATAAAACGCTATTCAAATCGGCAGATATGTTTGCAGGTCAAAGTTTATCTCCTGATGGAAATTATATTATGATTACTACGATTCAAAAACCGTTTTCTTATATCGTTCCTTTGAATCGTTTCCCAATGAAATCCGTAGTGTATGACAAAAGCGGAAGGGAAGTAAAAATCGTAAACGAAACTCCATTGACCGAAATTATGCCAAAAGGATTTATGGCGGTTCAAAAAGGAAAAAGATCCCTGATGTGGAGAAACGACAAACCAGCTACTTTGGCTTTTGTAGAAGCACTAGACGAAGGAGATCCAGCGAATAAAGTTGCGTTTAGAGACGAAATGTTTTTATGGGAAGCTCCCTTTACAGCCAATCCAACTTCGTTAGTAAAAACACCTCAACGTTTTAGCGATATTACTTGGGGGAATGACAACGTTGCTATCGTTTCAGATGAATGGTATGACACTAGAAACACCAAAACATACTTAATCAATCCGTCAAATCCATCACAACAACCAAAAGTAATTACCGACAGAAACTCACAAGACGTTTACGCTGATCCAGGTAATTTTGAAACTAGAAAAAACCAATACAACCGCTATGTTTTGGCTATCGAAAACGACAAAGCTTTCCGTATTGGAGATGGGTACACCAAAGAAGGACAGTTTCCATTCATTGACGAATTGAATTTAAAAACGTTACAAAGCAAACGTTTGTATACCTCGGCTTATAAAGACAAAAAAGAAGATTTGATTGAAGTAGAGGATTTCAAAAAAGGAACGGTTTTGGTACAAATTCAGTCCAAAAACGATTACCCAAATTACTACTTCAGAAACATCAACCAAAAAGACAAACTTACTCCTATCACCGATTTCAAAAATCCATTTGAAAGCATCAAAAATGTGAGCAAAGAAGTAATCAAGTACAAACGTAAAGATGGTGTTGAATTATCTGGAACCTTGTACTTGCCTGTAGGTTATGACAAAGCCAAAAAAGAAAAATTGCCGTTACTAATTTGGGCCTACCCTGCCGAATACAAAGACAAAAACAGCGCAGGACAAAGCACTCAAAATCCTAACGAATTTACCTTTCCTAACTATGGTTCGTTTGTGTACTGGGTGACCAAAGGCTATGTGGTTTTAGACGACGCTTCGTTCCCAATTATCGGAGAAGGAAAAACGGAACCTAACGACAACTTTATTTCCCAACTAGTAGACAATGCCGAAGCTGCTATCAACGCAGTAGACGCTTTGGGGTATATCAACAGAAAAAAAGTCGCTGTGGGTGGTCACTCTTACGGTGCTTTTATGACGGCTAATTTATTGACACATTCCAATCTTTTTGCTTGCGGAATTGCTCGAAGTGGCGCTTACAACAGAACTTTAACGCCTTTTGGTTTCCAAAGCGAACAACGTAATTATTGGGAAACACCTGAGGTATACAATACGATGTCGCCTTTTATGCACGCAGACAAAATGAAAACTCCTTTACTATTAGTTCACGGAGAAGCGGACAATAATCCTGGTACTTTTACTTTGCAAACAGAACGTTATTTCCAAGCTATAAAAGGATTGGGTGGCCCTGCACGTATGGTAATTTTACCTAAAGAAAGTCACGGTTACGCCGCCAAAGAAAACATCTTGCACTTACTATGGGAACAAGACCAATTCTTAGAAAAGCATTTGAAAAACTAA
- a CDS encoding ABC transporter ATP-binding protein yields the protein MLEVQNISFAYTDKAIIQNVDFTVEKGQNIALIGESGCGKSTLLKLIYGIYDLNEGKIFFNKTRVLGPKYNLIPGMPFMKYLAQDFDLMPYETVAENVGKFLSNGFLPLKKLRIQELLEMVEMTEYAKVRAKDLSGGQQQRVALAKVLAVEPQVLLLDEPFSHIDNFRKNALRRNLFAYLKKKEITCIIATHDSTDALSFSDETIVLQQGKIIEKAPSAEVYQFPINKYVASLFGEVNELRMSQLMPIEGEDEMVLLYPHQLKVSPVGTVKAVVKQSYFKGSRFLIKAAFDRKAIFFEHETALELNQEVLLKIM from the coding sequence ATGCTTGAAGTTCAAAATATTTCCTTCGCTTATACAGACAAAGCGATTATTCAGAATGTTGATTTTACCGTAGAAAAAGGACAAAATATTGCACTAATTGGCGAGAGCGGTTGTGGCAAAAGTACTTTGTTGAAACTTATTTATGGTATCTATGATTTAAATGAAGGGAAAATTTTCTTTAATAAGACACGCGTGCTAGGACCCAAATACAACTTGATTCCGGGGATGCCCTTTATGAAATATCTGGCACAAGATTTTGATTTGATGCCTTATGAAACGGTTGCCGAAAATGTGGGCAAGTTTTTGTCTAATGGATTTTTGCCTTTAAAAAAATTGCGTATTCAAGAGTTACTCGAAATGGTCGAAATGACAGAGTATGCCAAAGTACGCGCCAAAGATTTGAGTGGAGGACAACAACAACGCGTTGCCTTAGCCAAGGTTTTAGCCGTAGAACCTCAGGTGTTGTTGTTAGATGAGCCGTTTAGCCATATTGATAATTTTAGAAAAAACGCTTTACGTCGTAATTTATTTGCTTATTTAAAGAAAAAAGAAATTACCTGTATTATTGCTACCCATGACAGTACCGATGCACTCTCTTTTTCAGATGAAACCATAGTTTTACAGCAAGGGAAAATAATTGAGAAAGCACCTTCGGCAGAAGTCTATCAATTTCCGATAAATAAATATGTGGCCTCTTTATTTGGTGAAGTCAACGAATTGAGAATGTCGCAATTAATGCCTATTGAAGGAGAAGATGAAATGGTATTGCTGTATCCACATCAATTAAAGGTCTCTCCTGTTGGTACAGTGAAAGCCGTGGTCAAACAATCCTATTTTAAAGGAAGCCGTTTTCTAATTAAAGCCGCTTTTGATAGAAAGGCCATTTTCTTTGAACACGAAACAGCATTAGAATTGAACCAAGAGGTACTATTGAAGATTATGTAA
- a CDS encoding OmpA family protein has translation MKKITILSLTALFLFSSFFTACSSVKNANNTQKGAGIGVAAGALIGGILGNNLGKGGNAALGAAIGAAIGGGAGALIGNKMDKQAREISQALPGADVQRVGEGIHLTLNENAVRFDLNKSSLTPQAQANLDKLIPVFKEYGDTNIEIFGYTDSSGKPEYNLTLSEKRAESVKTYLIGKGLDASRFKTSGFGIADPIAPNDTPEGMAKNRRVEFAITANAKMIQDAKNGQ, from the coding sequence ATGAAAAAAATCACCATACTAAGTCTAACTGCTCTATTTCTATTTAGCAGTTTTTTCACAGCTTGTAGTTCAGTAAAAAATGCCAATAACACGCAAAAAGGAGCGGGAATTGGTGTAGCCGCTGGTGCTTTAATTGGAGGAATCCTTGGTAATAATTTAGGTAAAGGAGGAAATGCAGCATTAGGAGCGGCCATTGGAGCAGCTATTGGTGGAGGAGCCGGTGCCCTGATTGGAAACAAAATGGACAAGCAAGCTCGCGAAATTAGTCAAGCTTTGCCAGGAGCAGATGTACAACGCGTGGGCGAAGGAATCCATTTGACATTAAATGAAAATGCTGTGCGTTTTGATTTGAACAAATCGAGTTTGACTCCTCAAGCACAAGCCAATCTGGACAAACTGATTCCAGTTTTTAAAGAATACGGCGATACCAATATTGAAATTTTTGGGTACACTGATAGTTCAGGAAAACCAGAATACAATTTGACTCTATCTGAAAAAAGAGCCGAATCCGTAAAAACCTATTTGATTGGAAAAGGATTGGACGCCAGCCGATTTAAAACCTCAGGTTTTGGAATTGCAGACCCAATTGCTCCAAATGATACTCCAGAAGGTATGGCCAAAAATCGTAGAGTAGAATTTGCGATTACCGCCAATGCCAAAATGATTCAAGATGCGAAAAATGGTCAATAA
- a CDS encoding lipocalin family protein, producing the protein MRKFILLGTFVFLLFACKSSAPAVAPTAPVAATKLDKKSQVAIKGNWQIADVTYPGSEYFKVNSFNIADSKCFIGSTWNFISNNNKGSMALAGAGCTSFSSPIVWSINSEGMFVLKIVEAGVKSKTVQSGFLLKVANQTETSFELIDKIDVAGQQKDIVYHFKKTN; encoded by the coding sequence ATGAGGAAATTTATTCTATTGGGCACCTTTGTTTTTTTGCTTTTTGCCTGTAAATCTAGTGCCCCAGCAGTTGCCCCCACCGCTCCCGTTGCAGCAACCAAATTGGATAAAAAATCACAAGTTGCCATCAAAGGAAATTGGCAAATTGCAGATGTGACGTATCCCGGTTCTGAGTATTTTAAAGTAAATTCATTCAACATTGCAGATTCTAAATGCTTTATCGGTAGTACTTGGAATTTTATTTCTAATAACAACAAAGGTAGTATGGCTTTAGCTGGTGCTGGTTGTACTTCATTTTCCTCACCTATCGTTTGGAGTATTAATAGTGAAGGAATGTTTGTTCTGAAAATAGTAGAAGCAGGTGTAAAATCCAAAACCGTACAATCCGGATTTTTATTGAAAGTTGCTAATCAAACCGAGACTAGCTTTGAACTTATCGATAAAATAGATGTTGCGGGACAACAGAAAGACATCGTTTATCATTTTAAAAAAACTAATTAA